A stretch of the Conger conger chromosome 3, fConCon1.1, whole genome shotgun sequence genome encodes the following:
- the LOC133124211 gene encoding uracil nucleotide/cysteinyl leukotriene receptor-like — translation MSRGVHDNTAQLMNFTQSNYSNVTKGCEGERADFQYLLLPVVYSLVFVLAMTGNLTALVHFLRTRSATHPSHIFLVNLCVIDLLFALTLPFNVVYHARQNDWPFGEAMCKINGALFFGNLYGSSLFLMLISLDRYLAVSHPLRALRMRNPKYRILLSCLVWTVLASVILYLTLRGPLTRPFPATGHIACMENFSSESWRGRISSVSLLAAALGFFLPLLVIATCYPLIACKLLAHARVMEQGSSSSATSSVLSAHHITGKVKKKALRMVLLVLGVFLVCFAPYHLNQLVHTLHRMALLSGCSVIRVTYPARRVAMALCSLNSCLDPVVYCLASENFHWDRRNWCHSLST, via the exons ATGTCTAGAGGAGTTCATGACAACACTGCTCAGCTGATGAACTTTACCCAGTCTAACTATTCTAATGTGACCAAAGGATGTGAGGGGGAAAGAGCAGATTTCCAGTACCTGTTATTGCCAGTTGTGTATAGCCTGGTTTTTGTGCTCGCAATGACTGGGAATTTGACCGCCCTGGTCCATTTCCTGCGCACCAGGTCAGCCACCCATCCATCACACATCTTTTTGGTCAACCTGTGTGTCATTGATCTACTCTTTGCCCTCACTCTGCCTTTTAATGTAGTCTACCATGCCCGCCAAAATGACTGGCCCTTTGGAGAGGCAATGTGCAAGATTAATGGTGCACTATTTTTTGGAAACCTGTATGGCAGCTCCCTATTTCTCATGCTCATTTCACTGGACCGCTACCTGGCTGTTTCACATCCACTTCGTGCTCTTCGAATGCGCAATCCCAAATATCGGATTCTACTGTCCTGCTTG GTGTGGACAGTCCTGGCCTCGGTAATTCTGTACCTCACTCTGCGTGGTCCCCTGACCCGACCATTCCCAGCCACCGGCCACATCGCCTGCATGGAGAACTTCTCCTCTGAGTCTTGGCGTGGGCGGATCTCCTCGGTTAGTCTCCTGGCAGCTGCACTTGGCTTCTTCCTGCCCCTACTTGTCATTGCTACCTGCTACCCACTCATAGCCTGCAAGCTACTGGCACATGCCCGGGTCATGGAGCAGGGCAGTTCCAGCAGTGCCACGTCCTCAGTTCTCTCTGCGCATCATATCACTGGAAAGGTGAAAAAGAAAGCATTGCGAATGGTTCTGTTGGTCCTGGGGGTCTTCTTGGTCTGCTTTGCCCCCTATCATCTCAACCAGCTGGTGCACACTTTGCATAGAATGGCATTGCTCTCGGGCTGCTCCGTGATTCGTGTTACATACCCTGCCCGCAGAGTGGCCAtggctttgtgcagcctaaacTCCTGCCTGGACCCTGTGGTGTACTGCCTTGCCTCAGAGAACTTCCACTGGGATAGGAGAAACTGGTgccatagcctatccacttag